One part of the Cyclobacteriaceae bacterium genome encodes these proteins:
- a CDS encoding rhomboid family intramembrane serine protease gives MFEEFKSAFHRHNNAHVQLIIINVTIFLVFVVLDLFSWIGGIEFVFNFVYKQFTIPSGLSEFFTRPWTLITYMFAHSMWDIFHILFNMLVLYWFGRVFVEYMGSDKLVALYILGGLTGGISYLLIYNINPGFFGNAGMVGASGAIYAIVVGTAVLLPNYTFYLLFFGPVKIKYIAMFYVVLSLLYVRQGINLGGNIAHLGGALMGLIYIKQLQAGINWGGWITATLDWFKDLVKEKPKVKVTYRSEEPRKSKASKKSVSKTSQEEIDAILDKISDHGYESLTKDEKEKLFNASKK, from the coding sequence ATGTTTGAAGAATTTAAAAGCGCATTTCATCGGCATAACAATGCACATGTGCAGTTGATCATCATCAACGTGACAATCTTCCTCGTATTTGTTGTGCTTGACCTCTTCAGCTGGATCGGAGGCATTGAATTCGTTTTTAACTTTGTGTACAAACAGTTCACGATCCCTTCCGGGCTTTCTGAATTCTTTACACGCCCATGGACGTTAATTACCTACATGTTTGCACACAGCATGTGGGACATCTTCCACATCCTGTTTAACATGTTGGTGTTGTATTGGTTTGGTCGCGTGTTTGTTGAGTATATGGGCAGTGATAAATTGGTGGCACTCTACATTCTGGGTGGGTTAACGGGGGGTATTTCTTATCTGCTCATCTATAATATCAATCCTGGTTTTTTTGGTAATGCCGGTATGGTGGGTGCCTCTGGGGCTATTTATGCAATTGTAGTTGGCACGGCAGTACTGCTACCGAATTATACTTTTTACCTGTTGTTTTTTGGCCCGGTAAAAATCAAGTACATCGCCATGTTTTATGTGGTGTTATCGCTGCTTTATGTGCGGCAAGGCATTAACCTGGGCGGAAATATTGCCCACCTGGGGGGTGCATTGATGGGCTTGATTTATATTAAGCAATTGCAGGCGGGCATTAACTGGGGCGGATGGATAACCGCTACGCTGGATTGGTTTAAAGATTTGGTTAAAGAGAAACCAAAAGTAAAGGTTACGTACCGCAGCGAAGAGCCCCGTAAATCAAAGGCATCGAAAAAATCTGTCAGTAAAACCTCGCAAGAAGAAATTGACGCTATCCTTGATAAAATCTCCGACCACGGCTATGAAAGCCTGACCAAAGATGAGAAAGAGAAACTTTTTAACGCGAGCAAGAAGTAA